One Nocardioides aromaticivorans genomic window carries:
- the ureG gene encoding urease accessory protein UreG, whose protein sequence is MPEHHHHDHAHAHVERPLRLGVCGPVGTGKSSLIALLCRELSDRLSLAVVTNDIYTDEDARFLRSAGVLAADRIRAVETGACPHTAIRDDISANLLEVEELERDYPDLDLVLLESGGDNLTATFSPALVDAQVFVLDVAGGGDVARKGGPGIERADLLVVNKTDLAPYVGVDVVQMKADAVAARDGRPVIALSRTDRASIDAIVAWVLEVRSSHQHGLLVPVDPGPMAAHSHAGEHAHEH, encoded by the coding sequence GTGCCTGAGCACCATCACCACGACCACGCCCATGCCCACGTCGAGCGCCCGCTCCGGCTGGGCGTGTGCGGGCCCGTCGGCACCGGCAAGAGCTCGCTCATCGCGCTGCTGTGCCGCGAGCTGTCCGACCGGCTCAGCCTCGCCGTCGTCACCAACGACATCTACACCGACGAGGACGCCCGCTTCCTGCGCTCCGCCGGGGTCCTGGCAGCCGATCGCATCCGCGCGGTCGAGACGGGTGCCTGCCCGCACACGGCGATCCGCGACGACATCAGCGCCAACCTGCTGGAGGTCGAGGAGCTCGAGCGCGACTACCCCGACCTCGACCTGGTGCTCCTCGAGTCCGGCGGCGACAACCTGACGGCCACCTTCTCGCCCGCGCTCGTGGACGCGCAGGTGTTCGTGCTCGACGTGGCGGGCGGTGGCGACGTCGCACGCAAGGGCGGACCGGGGATCGAGCGGGCCGACCTGCTGGTGGTCAACAAGACCGACCTGGCGCCGTACGTCGGCGTGGACGTCGTGCAGATGAAGGCCGACGCCGTCGCGGCCCGCGACGGGCGACCGGTCATCGCCCTCTCCCGGACCGACCGGGCGAGCATCGACGCGATCGTCGCCTGGGTCCTCGAGGTCCGCTCCTCCCACCAGCACGGCCTGCTGGTGCCGGTGGATCCCGGCCCGATGGCCGCGCACTCGCACGCCGGTGAGCATGCTCACGAGCACTGA
- a CDS encoding urease accessory protein UreD produces MLTSTERLGRTRLRISAGPSGGRCQVRTAVTRSDPTASALRAVVVEHAAARARVALVPEGALLLAGDAIEIDVSVGEGLEVDLVETGGTVAYDMRGSAARWDVRVDLAAGATLRWGGLPFVVAAGAEVARAVRVRCAAGARLALRETLVLGRYGEQPGSVRQTTTVHDPAGPVLVEDLPLDAASAPWMLGGSRVVTSVLSVGADVPETPDDLHRYDLDRPGAVLWRRLGQQVHDVELTGAWDEISGCS; encoded by the coding sequence ATGCTCACGAGCACTGAGCGCCTCGGCCGGACCCGCCTGCGCATCTCCGCCGGTCCCTCCGGCGGGCGCTGCCAGGTGCGCACGGCCGTCACCCGCTCGGACCCGACGGCGTCGGCACTGCGCGCCGTGGTGGTCGAGCACGCCGCCGCGAGGGCACGGGTCGCCCTCGTTCCGGAAGGTGCGCTGCTCCTCGCCGGCGACGCGATCGAGATCGACGTGTCGGTCGGCGAAGGGCTCGAGGTCGACCTCGTCGAGACGGGCGGCACCGTCGCCTACGACATGCGCGGCTCCGCCGCCCGCTGGGACGTGCGGGTCGACCTCGCCGCGGGAGCGACCCTGCGGTGGGGCGGGCTCCCCTTCGTCGTGGCGGCGGGGGCCGAGGTCGCGCGTGCGGTGCGCGTGCGGTGCGCTGCCGGCGCACGCCTGGCGCTGCGGGAGACCCTCGTGCTCGGGCGGTACGGCGAGCAGCCGGGATCGGTCCGGCAGACCACCACCGTCCACGACCCCGCCGGTCCGGTGCTGGTCGAGGACCTGCCGCTCGACGCCGCGTCCGCGCCGTGGATGCTCGGGGGCTCCCGGGTCGTGACGAGCGTGCTGTCGGTCGGTGCGGACGTGCCGGAGACTCCCGACGACCTCCACCGCTACGACCTCGACCGCCCCGGTGCCGTCCTGTGGCGGCGGCTCGGCCAGCAGGTCCACGACGTCGAGCTCACCGGCGCGTGGGACGAGATCAGCGGGTGCAGCTAG
- a CDS encoding substrate-binding domain-containing protein, with protein sequence MLRTRPDDVLPVAFVVPLQGPTGIYGPSCLACGELAAEQLNAGSGIAGRRVELVVVDGGRDPDLVADEVGRLVDTGAVEAVAGWHTSAVRQAITRRVGGRVVYAFGAMHEGGDSTPGVFMIGERPINQLLPAAHWMREELGVGRWAILGNDYVFPRVTGTTARLALQGTASEIVSETYVPLGTSDFAGVISELERQPVDGVIMLLMGQDAVHFNRQFARAGLTAALPRLSPAVEENTLLAAGADASEGLYAAAAYFDGMDTVESSTLARDYYARWGRWAPALNAVGESCYEAISFLARVGEVCGSLTVDAAASLPSGHFYSSPRGLMRLDGNLLDQDVYLAAADGLEFRVEQQIARAH encoded by the coding sequence GTGCTTCGCACGCGCCCAGACGACGTCCTCCCGGTTGCCTTCGTGGTCCCCCTGCAGGGGCCGACCGGCATCTACGGCCCGTCCTGCCTGGCGTGCGGCGAGCTGGCGGCCGAGCAGCTGAACGCCGGCTCGGGCATCGCCGGGCGCCGCGTCGAGCTGGTCGTGGTCGACGGCGGACGCGACCCGGACCTGGTGGCGGACGAGGTCGGCCGGCTGGTCGACACGGGCGCGGTCGAGGCCGTGGCGGGCTGGCACACCTCGGCCGTGCGCCAGGCGATCACCCGTCGTGTCGGGGGTCGCGTCGTCTACGCGTTCGGCGCCATGCACGAGGGCGGCGACTCCACGCCCGGCGTGTTCATGATCGGCGAGCGCCCGATCAACCAGCTGCTGCCCGCGGCGCACTGGATGCGCGAGGAGCTGGGCGTCGGTCGCTGGGCGATCCTCGGCAACGACTACGTGTTCCCGCGGGTGACCGGGACGACGGCCCGCCTCGCCCTGCAGGGCACCGCCTCGGAGATCGTCAGCGAGACCTACGTGCCGCTCGGCACGAGCGACTTCGCCGGCGTGATCAGTGAGCTCGAGCGGCAGCCGGTGGACGGCGTGATCATGCTGCTGATGGGGCAGGACGCCGTGCACTTCAACCGGCAGTTCGCCCGGGCGGGCCTCACCGCGGCGCTCCCGCGGCTCAGCCCGGCGGTCGAGGAGAACACGCTGCTCGCCGCCGGTGCGGACGCGAGTGAGGGCCTGTACGCCGCGGCGGCGTACTTCGACGGGATGGACACCGTCGAGAGCTCGACCCTCGCCCGGGACTACTACGCGCGCTGGGGCCGGTGGGCGCCGGCGCTCAACGCCGTCGGGGAGTCCTGCTACGAGGCCATCTCGTTCCTCGCCCGCGTCGGCGAGGTGTGCGGCTCGCTGACCGTCGACGCGGCGGCCTCGCTGCCCTCGGGCCACTTCTACTCCAGTCCCCGCGGCCTGATGCGCCTGGACGGGAACCTGCTCGACCAGGACGTCTACCTCGCCGCTGCGGACGGGCTCGAGTTCCGCGTCGAGCAGCAGATCGCGCGCGCCCACTAG
- a CDS encoding MarR family winged helix-turn-helix transcriptional regulator: MTQPQSLHSGEPGSSLAVHVRQVEARLRGALRPLLAEHGLTMDHWRIIAVIGAEPGLGMGEIATLAVVPAASLTRYMDKLVERGIVVRRIDPGDKRRSVVALSPRGVEYAARLRAAEAGVASEGLG; encoded by the coding sequence GTGACCCAGCCGCAGTCCCTGCACTCGGGAGAGCCCGGGAGCAGCCTCGCCGTGCACGTGCGCCAGGTCGAGGCGCGGCTGCGCGGCGCCCTGCGACCGCTGCTGGCCGAGCACGGCCTCACGATGGATCACTGGCGCATCATCGCCGTGATCGGCGCCGAGCCGGGCCTCGGGATGGGTGAGATCGCGACGCTGGCCGTCGTACCTGCCGCCAGCCTGACGCGGTACATGGACAAGCTGGTCGAGCGGGGCATCGTCGTACGCCGCATCGACCCGGGCGACAAGCGGCGCTCGGTGGTGGCGCTGTCGCCCCGGGGCGTCGAGTACGCGGCCCGGTTGCGGGCGGCTGAGGCGGGGGTCGCGTCCGAGGGACTCGGCTGA
- a CDS encoding urease accessory protein UreF: MAHPDLLTLLLADARLPVAGHTQSGTLEGAVMAGLGAADVPSYLRTRLRGVTRVEAGTALAARRAVLDRTPLADVETAWAARTVAPAVRSASRVQARTLLRLCAQVWPDAAAPLQAVPGASRAVALGAVAAGLGIGAEALARLVAYDDVQTVCAAALKLLPLDPAAVTGWVVDALPLVEDLVTATAGVAEPDDIPAVGVPQIEVWAQAHARTTRRLFRA, from the coding sequence ATGGCCCACCCCGACCTGCTCACCCTGCTGCTCGCCGACGCGCGGCTGCCCGTCGCGGGGCACACCCAGTCCGGCACGCTCGAGGGCGCCGTGATGGCTGGTCTGGGAGCGGCCGACGTGCCGTCGTACCTCCGGACGCGGCTGCGGGGCGTCACCCGGGTCGAGGCGGGCACGGCGCTCGCGGCCCGGCGGGCGGTGCTGGACCGGACGCCGCTGGCGGACGTGGAGACGGCCTGGGCGGCGCGGACCGTCGCGCCGGCGGTCCGCAGCGCGTCGCGGGTGCAGGCCCGGACCCTGCTGCGCCTGTGCGCCCAGGTGTGGCCGGACGCCGCGGCGCCGCTGCAGGCGGTCCCCGGCGCGAGCAGGGCGGTGGCGCTCGGCGCCGTGGCGGCCGGCCTCGGGATCGGCGCGGAGGCGCTCGCCCGCCTCGTCGCGTACGACGACGTGCAGACCGTCTGCGCCGCGGCGCTCAAGCTGCTCCCCCTCGACCCGGCGGCCGTCACGGGATGGGTGGTCGACGCGCTGCCGCTCGTCGAGGACCTGGTCACGGCGACCGCCGGCGTCGCCGAGCCCGACGACATCCCCGCCGTCGGGGTCCCCCAGATCGAGGTGTGGGCGCAGGCCCATGCCCGCACCACCAGGAGGTTGTTCCGTGCCTGA